One Panicum virgatum strain AP13 chromosome 9K, P.virgatum_v5, whole genome shotgun sequence genomic region harbors:
- the LOC120649157 gene encoding protein DETOXIFICATION 54-like, which produces MAKQPSTRDEEGQPAGNHCGDGGEATIYIPREGGKATSQAQQKQNRRLCCLLHTERTSSGDCTRCRWVGMAIPLQGKDGNGGGGGGGGGQVGGDDQPSVAAELRALWGMAAPITALNCVVYLRALVSVLCLGRLGPLDLAGGALAIGLTNITGHSVLFGLASGLEPLCAQAFGSRNHELLTLSLQRAMLLLFLAALPIALLWLNVGPILVALGQDPAISAPAAAYARFALPDLAASVVLQPLRVYLRSQGITRPMAACSAIAVALHVPLNVLLVFGLGFGVRGVAAAQALTNTNMLLFLLAYIRWARACGDTWRGWARPAVVASGLPGLARLAVPSCVGVCLEWWWYEVVTVLAGYLPNPAAAVGAAGVLIQTTSLMYTVPMALAACVSTRVGNELGAGKPRRARMAAMVALWCALAIGAVHVAWTSALSRQWAELFTTERPVVRLAAAAMPILGLCELGNCPQTTGCGVLRGTARPAVGARINLLSFYLVGTPVAVYLAFGARAGFSGLWYGLLSAQATCVALVLAAVVWRTDWQVEAIRAKKLAGLELTATTPAAAAEESIRLVAANGEPAEDV; this is translated from the exons AGCCGAGTACCAGAGATGAGGAGGGACAGCCCGCAGGCAATCactgcggcgacggcggcgaggcgaccaTATATATCCCCAGGGAGGGAGGCAAGGCAACCAGCCAGGCGCAGCAGAAACAAAACCGCCGCCTCTGCTGCCTCTTACACACAGAGCGCACTAGCAGTGGTGACTGCACCCGTTGCCGTTGGGTCGGCATGGCCATCCCGCTCCAGGGGAAGgacggcaatggcggcggcggcggcggcggcggcggccaggtgggGGGCGACGACCAGccgtcggtggcggcggagctccgcgcgctgtggggcatggcggcgCCGATCACGGCGCTCAACTGCGTGGTGTACCTGCGGGCGCTGGTGTCCGTGCTCTGCCTCGGCCGCCTGGGCCCTctggacctcgccggcggcgcgctcgccATCGGGCTCACCAACATCACGGGCCACAGCGTGCTGTTCGGCCTCGCGTCGGGGCTCGAGCCGCTCTGCGCGCAGGCCTTCGGCTCCCGCAACCACGAGCTCCTCACCCTCTCCCTCCAGCGCGCCATGCTGCTGCTCTTCCTCGCCGCGCTCCCCATCGCGCTACTCTGGCTCAACGTCGGCCCCATCCTCGTCGCGCTCGGCCAGGACCCCGCCatctccgcccccgccgccgcctacgcGCGCTTCGCGCTCCCGGACCTCGCCGCCAGCGTCGTGCTCCAGCCGCTCCGGGTGTACCTCCGCTCCCAGGGGATCACCAGGCCCATGGCGGCATGCTCCGCGATCGCCGTCGCGCTCCACGTCCCGCTCAACGTGCTCCTCGTCTTCGGCCTCGGCTTCGGCGtccgcggcgtcgccgccgcgcaggcgctCACCAACACCAACATGCTGCTCTTCCTGCTCGCCTACATCCGCTGGGCGCGCGCGTGCGGCGACACGTGGAGAGGGTGGGCGCGCCCCGCCGTGGTCGCCAGCGGCCTGCCGGGGCTCGCCAGGCTCGCCGTGCCCAGCTGCGTCGGCGTCTGCCTCGAGTGGTGGTGGTACGAGGTCGTCACCGTGCTCGCCGGCTACCTGcccaaccccgccgccgccgtcggcgccgcggGGGTGCTCATCCAGACCACCAGCCTCATGTACACCGTGCCCATGGCGCTCGCGGCCTGCGTATCCACCAGG GTGGGCAACGAGCTGGGCGCCGGCAAGCCCCGGCGCGCGCGGatggcggcgatggtggcgctGTGGTGCGCGCTGGCGATCGGCGCGGTCCACGTGGCGTGGACCTCGGCGCTGAGCCGGCAGTGGGCGGAGCTGTTCACGACGGAGCGGCCGGTGgtgcggctggcggcggcggcgatgcccaTTCTGGGGCTGTGCGAGCTGGGCAACTGCCCGCAGACCACGGGTTGCGGCGTGCTCCGCGGCACGGCGCGCCCGGCCGTGGGCGCCCGCATCAACCTCCTCTCCTTCTACCTCGTCGGCACCCCCGTGGCCGTGTACCTGGCGTTCGGCGCCCGCGCCGGGTTCAGCGGCCTCTGGTACGGCCTCCTCTCGGCACAGGCCACCTGCGTGGCGCtcgtgctcgccgccgtcgtgtgGCGCACCGACTGGCAGGTCGAGGCGATCCGCGCCAAGAAGCTGGCGGGCCTGGAGCTCACGGCCacgacgcccgccgccgccgccgaggagagcATTCGCCTCGTCGCCGCCAACGGTGAGCCGGCGGAGGACGTCTAG